From Micromonospora rhizosphaerae, the proteins below share one genomic window:
- the ald gene encoding alanine dehydrogenase, translated as MKIGVPAEVKNHEYRVALTPAGAHELSSHGHDVFVQSGAGVGSAILDEDYLGAGAKILDTADDVWAEGDLILKVKEPVASEYDRMRDGQVLFTYLHLAASRPCTEALLEKNVTAIAYETVQTPDGRLPLLAPMSEVAGRLAPQVGAYHLMRSGGGRGILPGGVPGTQPAKVVVLGAGVSGMNATAIAVGLGAEVTLLDLDVDRLRAADEVYRGRVRTVTSNRFEVEKAVLDADLVIGAVLVPGAKAPTLVSNSLVSRMKPGAVLVDVSIDQGGCFEDSRPTTHADPTYRVHDTVFYCVANMPGAVPQTSTHALTNATLRHSVAIANKGWRKALQDDPALARGLNTYAGGLTNGLVANAHGLPHTELEEVLRPVTL; from the coding sequence ATGAAGATCGGCGTGCCAGCCGAAGTCAAGAACCACGAGTACCGCGTCGCCCTCACCCCAGCAGGCGCGCACGAACTCTCAAGCCACGGCCACGACGTGTTCGTGCAGTCCGGAGCCGGCGTCGGCTCAGCAATCCTCGACGAGGACTACCTCGGCGCCGGAGCGAAGATCCTGGACACCGCGGACGACGTCTGGGCAGAAGGCGACCTCATCCTGAAAGTCAAGGAGCCGGTCGCAAGCGAATACGACAGGATGCGCGACGGCCAGGTGCTGTTCACTTACCTCCACCTGGCCGCCTCCCGCCCGTGCACCGAAGCGTTGCTCGAAAAGAACGTCACCGCCATCGCGTACGAGACCGTCCAGACCCCGGACGGCCGGCTCCCGCTCCTGGCCCCTATGAGCGAGGTCGCGGGTCGACTGGCCCCCCAGGTGGGCGCCTACCACCTAATGCGCTCAGGCGGCGGCCGCGGGATCCTGCCCGGAGGCGTACCCGGCACCCAGCCGGCCAAGGTGGTTGTCCTCGGCGCTGGCGTGTCGGGCATGAACGCCACCGCAATCGCCGTCGGCCTCGGCGCTGAGGTCACCCTGCTCGATCTCGACGTCGACCGGCTGCGCGCCGCTGACGAGGTGTACCGCGGCCGGGTGCGCACCGTCACGTCAAACCGGTTCGAGGTCGAGAAGGCTGTTCTCGACGCAGACCTGGTGATCGGAGCTGTGCTGGTGCCCGGAGCCAAGGCGCCGACGCTCGTGTCCAACAGTCTGGTCTCGCGAATGAAGCCGGGCGCTGTGCTGGTGGACGTCTCCATTGACCAGGGCGGGTGCTTCGAGGACAGCCGCCCCACCACTCATGCCGACCCGACCTATCGGGTACACGACACGGTGTTCTACTGCGTCGCGAACATGCCCGGTGCGGTGCCTCAGACATCGACCCATGCCCTGACCAACGCGACGCTGCGGCACAGCGTCGCGATCGCAAACAAGGGCTGGAGGAAGGCGCTGCAAGACGACCCCGCCCTGGCCCGGGGATTGAACACCTACGCCGGTGGGCTCACAAACGGTTTGGTAGCGAACGCACACGGCCTTCCCCACACCGAGTTGGAGGAGGTCCTTCGTCCCGTCACGCTATAG
- a CDS encoding L-rhamnose mutarotase → MSRVCFTLQVDPSRLEEYRARHAAVWPEMLAALRDAGWRDYTLHLREDGLLVGVLVTDGFAAAQAAMERTDVNRRWQAEMAHFFPQLADGRADRGMHVLDKVFNLEAHLALRLPNISSVQLKRRVGIRGGRRRVGLVGVCRGGRFVPDL, encoded by the coding sequence ATGTCCCGTGTCTGCTTCACCCTGCAGGTCGACCCGTCACGGCTCGAGGAGTACCGTGCCCGGCACGCGGCAGTGTGGCCCGAGATGCTCGCCGCGCTACGCGACGCCGGCTGGCGCGATTACACGCTTCATCTCCGGGAGGACGGACTGCTCGTCGGTGTTCTGGTGACGGACGGCTTCGCGGCCGCGCAGGCGGCGATGGAGCGCACCGATGTCAACCGGCGCTGGCAGGCCGAGATGGCGCACTTCTTCCCCCAGCTCGCCGACGGGCGCGCCGATCGCGGGATGCATGTTCTGGACAAGGTGTTCAACCTCGAAGCCCACCTGGCCCTGCGCCTGCCGAATATCTCGTCCGTGCAGCTCAAGCGGCGTGTTGGTATTCGTGGAGGACGCCGCCGAGTCGGTCTCGTCGGCGTATGTCGAGGTGGGCGATTCGTCCCCGATCTGTGA
- a CDS encoding enolase C-terminal domain-like protein encodes MAAEIRNAYVDFSTMTASIVAVESDVIRDARPVTGYGFSSPGRYAQGEIIRNRAIPRLMRAEAKALLDPETGDLDPVRANAIMFEGEKPGGHGDRSVAIGAVDAAMWDLAAKLRGQSLAQLFADRFGNGAVADSVWVYAAGGYYQPGSGPDALVAEMTSYLGQGFEHVKMKIGGAPLTEDAERIAAVVEAVGDGARVAVDANGRFDLDTALAYGEMLTPFGLLWYEEAGDPLDYALNAELARTYSGSLATGENLFSVQDSRNLIRYAGMRPDRDWLQMDPALSYGPTEFIRMVADAESNGWRRDRFIPHGGHQLNLALAAGLGLGGTECYPGVFQPVGGFLDSTPVNGGRVKVLDHPGIGVEEKSNLWAHFRDL; translated from the coding sequence TTGGCCGCGGAAATCCGCAACGCCTACGTGGACTTCTCCACCATGACCGCCTCCATCGTCGCCGTCGAGTCCGATGTCATCCGGGACGCGCGACCGGTGACCGGGTACGGATTCTCGTCCCCCGGCCGCTATGCACAAGGGGAGATCATCCGCAATCGTGCCATCCCCCGGCTCATGCGGGCGGAGGCGAAAGCCCTCCTCGACCCGGAGACCGGTGACCTGGACCCGGTGCGGGCCAACGCCATCATGTTCGAAGGCGAAAAGCCGGGAGGCCACGGAGACCGCAGCGTCGCCATCGGCGCCGTGGATGCGGCGATGTGGGACCTTGCCGCCAAGCTCCGCGGCCAGTCGCTTGCCCAGCTGTTCGCCGACAGGTTCGGCAACGGTGCGGTGGCCGACAGCGTTTGGGTGTACGCCGCCGGTGGCTACTACCAACCGGGGTCCGGACCGGACGCACTGGTCGCAGAGATGACCAGCTACCTTGGGCAAGGCTTCGAGCACGTCAAGATGAAGATCGGCGGGGCCCCGCTGACGGAGGACGCCGAGCGGATCGCCGCCGTGGTGGAAGCCGTCGGCGACGGTGCCCGTGTCGCCGTGGACGCCAACGGCCGATTCGACCTCGACACCGCCTTGGCCTACGGCGAGATGCTCACTCCGTTCGGACTGCTCTGGTACGAGGAAGCCGGCGACCCCCTCGACTACGCGCTGAACGCCGAGCTCGCCCGTACCTATTCGGGCTCGCTCGCGACGGGCGAGAACCTGTTCTCGGTCCAGGACTCGCGCAACCTCATCCGCTACGCCGGGATGCGCCCCGATCGCGACTGGCTGCAGATGGACCCCGCCTTGAGCTACGGGCCGACCGAGTTCATCCGCATGGTCGCCGATGCCGAGAGCAACGGCTGGCGCCGTGACCGCTTCATCCCCCACGGCGGTCACCAGCTCAACCTCGCGCTGGCCGCAGGGCTCGGACTCGGCGGGACCGAATGCTACCCAGGCGTCTTCCAGCCCGTCGGAGGGTTCCTCGACAGCACGCCGGTCAACGGGGGCCGGGTGAAGGTCCTCGACCACCCCGGCATCGGCGTCGAGGAGAAATCGAACCTCTGGGCGCACTTCCGCGACCTGTAG
- a CDS encoding MFS transporter gives MTQTLTQPSPPTADPSTLKRAVIAGVIGHFVEWYDYGVYAYVATTLAVVFFSSSNPTAALLAVFATFAVAFFARPLGGLFFGSLGDRIGRQRCLATVVVLMSLSTFAIGVLPTYTSVGVLAPVLLLTARLLQGFSAGGEIAGAASFINEYAPGNRRGLLSSLLPAASATGLLFGAVLMAVLTANLSKDGMNSWGWRVPFLIALPLGMIGLYLRLKIEDTPMFRALVSAAEADPAPLRSSVTGQFKWIAVAFGATLTYGVGFYVVMSYMPTYLKGVAHFDTGSMLAITSAALITHIVALPLWGALSDRVGRKPVLIGASVALVVVTYPAFLFIAQGGVAAAITGGATLGALIAAGAAPLFAYMAEMFPTRVRASSVSIGYNASVMIFGGTAPFIATYLIDRTGSQVAPSFYLVAAAAGAALTLALAPTSKSSHQDALRQS, from the coding sequence ATGACACAGACCCTCACTCAACCGTCCCCGCCGACAGCCGACCCCTCCACCCTCAAGCGCGCGGTGATCGCCGGCGTCATCGGCCACTTCGTCGAGTGGTACGACTACGGCGTCTACGCCTACGTGGCCACCACCCTCGCAGTAGTGTTCTTCAGCTCCTCGAATCCGACCGCCGCGTTGCTCGCCGTGTTTGCGACGTTCGCCGTGGCGTTCTTCGCCCGCCCCCTCGGCGGTCTCTTCTTCGGCTCTCTCGGTGATCGCATCGGGCGACAGCGCTGTCTGGCCACCGTCGTGGTGCTCATGTCGCTCTCGACGTTCGCCATCGGGGTGCTCCCCACCTACACCAGCGTCGGCGTCCTTGCCCCGGTCCTCCTCCTCACCGCCCGACTGCTTCAGGGCTTCTCCGCCGGCGGCGAGATCGCCGGTGCTGCCTCCTTCATCAACGAGTACGCCCCGGGCAACCGACGGGGGCTGCTGTCGAGCCTGCTGCCGGCGGCCTCGGCCACCGGCCTGCTCTTCGGCGCCGTTTTGATGGCGGTCCTCACCGCGAACCTGTCCAAGGACGGGATGAACTCCTGGGGCTGGCGAGTTCCGTTCCTGATCGCACTGCCGCTCGGCATGATCGGCCTGTACCTCCGACTCAAGATCGAAGACACCCCGATGTTCCGGGCCCTGGTCTCCGCAGCGGAGGCCGATCCGGCGCCACTCCGGTCCAGTGTCACCGGACAGTTCAAGTGGATCGCGGTGGCTTTCGGCGCCACACTCACCTACGGAGTCGGCTTCTACGTGGTCATGAGCTACATGCCCACGTACCTGAAGGGAGTCGCCCACTTCGATACCGGATCCATGCTCGCCATCACATCGGCGGCCCTGATCACCCACATCGTCGCCCTGCCGCTGTGGGGCGCCCTCTCCGACCGGGTCGGCCGCAAGCCGGTGCTCATCGGGGCCAGCGTCGCTCTCGTCGTGGTCACCTACCCGGCGTTCCTGTTCATCGCCCAGGGAGGCGTCGCGGCCGCGATCACAGGCGGTGCGACGCTGGGAGCTCTAATCGCCGCTGGCGCCGCCCCGCTGTTCGCCTACATGGCTGAAATGTTCCCGACCCGAGTCCGCGCAAGCTCAGTGTCCATCGGATACAACGCCTCGGTCATGATCTTCGGCGGGACCGCACCGTTCATCGCGACCTACTTGATCGACCGGACAGGCAGCCAGGTCGCACCCAGCTTCTACCTTGTGGCCGCCGCCGCGGGTGCAGCACTCACCCTCGCTCTGGCACCGACCAGCAAGAGCAGTCACCAAGACGCGCTGCGCCAGAGCTGA
- a CDS encoding integrase core domain-containing protein — MLLRLAYLTVTNAFAALRLLPVGDRDKDVEILALRHQITVLERQLGADRVKFAPEDRVFLAALLAPLPRRVLRRLRLLVRPDTVLRWHRDLMNRRRARTCRLKRPGRPPTVRSIRVLVLRLVRENPNWGYRRVHGELATLGIKVAASTVWEILKSEGIDPAPQRGSTTWAGFLRSQAETLLGCDFIETVPLTGQRQYILAVIEHANRRIRVLGTTAHPTAGWVGQAIKNLVMDLEDAGCRARYLIRDRDGKFPAIIDEVLADAGIQTVCCGVRIPRMNAIMERWVQSCRHELLDRTLIWNERHLRHALRQYEQFYNTHRAHQTMMQAAPLRAVPAPITDRGRIAHLDIRRRDRLGGVLHEYQHAA, encoded by the coding sequence GTGCTGCTGCGCCTGGCCTATCTGACCGTCACGAACGCGTTCGCCGCGCTGCGGCTGCTGCCGGTGGGGGATCGGGACAAGGACGTGGAGATTCTGGCTTTGCGGCATCAGATCACCGTTCTGGAGCGGCAACTCGGTGCTGACCGGGTGAAGTTCGCGCCCGAGGACCGGGTCTTCCTCGCCGCCCTTCTCGCGCCTCTGCCCCGCCGGGTGCTGCGCCGACTGCGGCTGCTGGTGCGACCGGACACCGTCCTGCGCTGGCACCGGGACCTGATGAACCGCCGTCGCGCACGCACCTGCCGCCTCAAGCGTCCCGGACGTCCGCCCACCGTCCGCTCCATCCGCGTCCTCGTGCTGCGACTGGTCAGGGAGAACCCGAACTGGGGTTACCGGCGGGTGCACGGCGAGCTCGCCACCCTCGGTATCAAGGTCGCTGCCTCCACCGTCTGGGAGATTCTCAAGAGTGAGGGCATTGACCCCGCGCCCCAGCGCGGCAGCACGACCTGGGCCGGCTTCCTGCGCTCCCAAGCCGAGACGCTGCTCGGCTGCGACTTCATCGAGACCGTCCCCCTCACCGGGCAGCGCCAATACATCCTCGCGGTCATCGAGCACGCCAACCGCCGTATCCGCGTCCTCGGCACCACCGCGCATCCGACGGCGGGCTGGGTCGGGCAGGCCATCAAGAACCTCGTGATGGATCTCGAGGACGCGGGCTGCCGGGCGCGCTACCTGATCAGGGACCGGGACGGGAAGTTCCCCGCCATCATCGACGAGGTCCTCGCCGACGCCGGCATCCAGACCGTCTGCTGCGGCGTTCGGATCCCGAGAATGAACGCGATCATGGAGAGATGGGTGCAGTCCTGCCGCCACGAGCTGCTCGACCGCACCCTGATCTGGAACGAACGCCACCTACGCCACGCGCTACGCCAGTACGAGCAGTTCTACAACACCCACCGCGCCCACCAGACCATGATGCAAGCCGCACCCCTACGAGCTGTCCCCGCACCAATCACAGATCGGGGACGAATCGCCCACCTCGACATACGCCGACGAGACCGACTCGGCGGCGTCCTCCACGAATACCAACACGCCGCTTGA
- a CDS encoding carbohydrate ABC transporter permease — protein sequence MTSRQSVAGQVIRVLFLTLWAVITLFPMYWITITSFKAPGAIFSYPLAYWPKEFSLENYIGLFQKAQFGTYILNSLTVSTAAAAAATLIAMLSGYVLARFEFRSKSAVLLAFLVTQMIPSFIALGPLYLLMVQLGLVDQKLGLVLIYIAVCIPVSTVMLRGFFANVPDALEEAALIDGCSRLKALFRVIVPVMKPGIIAAFIFNFVNCWNELFLSVTLMNSDENRTIPTALNAFITSFNIEWSSMAAAAVLTILPTMVLFAFASRYIVQGLTAGAVKG from the coding sequence GTGACGTCACGTCAATCCGTCGCGGGCCAGGTCATCCGGGTTCTCTTCCTGACCCTGTGGGCCGTGATCACCCTGTTCCCGATGTACTGGATCACGATCACCTCGTTCAAGGCGCCGGGCGCGATCTTCAGCTACCCGCTGGCGTACTGGCCGAAGGAGTTCTCGCTGGAGAACTACATCGGACTGTTCCAGAAGGCGCAGTTCGGTACGTACATCCTGAACAGCCTGACGGTGTCGACCGCTGCCGCGGCCGCGGCCACGCTGATCGCGATGCTCTCCGGTTACGTGCTCGCCCGGTTCGAGTTCCGTAGCAAGTCGGCGGTGCTGCTGGCCTTCCTGGTCACGCAGATGATCCCGTCGTTCATCGCGCTCGGGCCGCTGTACCTGCTGATGGTCCAGTTGGGACTGGTCGACCAGAAGCTGGGTCTGGTGCTGATCTACATCGCCGTCTGCATCCCGGTGAGCACCGTCATGCTACGCGGCTTCTTCGCCAATGTGCCGGATGCGTTGGAGGAAGCGGCCCTGATCGACGGCTGCTCCCGCCTCAAGGCGCTCTTCCGGGTCATCGTGCCGGTCATGAAGCCGGGGATTATCGCGGCGTTCATCTTCAACTTTGTGAACTGCTGGAATGAGCTGTTCCTGTCGGTCACGCTGATGAACAGCGACGAGAACCGCACCATCCCGACGGCGCTGAACGCCTTCATCACCAGTTTCAACATCGAGTGGTCGTCGATGGCGGCGGCGGCGGTACTGACCATCCTCCCCACGATGGTTCTCTTCGCCTTCGCCAGCCGGTACATCGTCCAAGGGCTCACCGCCGGCGCGGTCAAGGGCTGA